The genomic stretch CGCCGACGCGATCCTCGACAAGGTCAAGCGATTTTGCGAACGAACCTTTGAGACAGGACACTAGCCCATCTGTGCATATTCTCCGGCATCGAGGCAAAGTCGTACGCTTCGCGGTGATTGCGATTCACGGTCACGCTGATTGTGCGTGACTGGTACGGTCCAGCCATTTGGAATCCTCTCTGGCGCCCCAGGCCACCGGCCTGGGCTGCCGTTGCGGCGAGCCCCACGCCGAGAAATTCGCGCCTACTGATCATGCTGCCTCCAGACCGTAGGATGCGCCGATACTATTTCACGGTCTTGAACAAATCGGACGCGAGGCAGGAGACTGCGGATCTGGGAGCCGCTAACGCGGGGCTCGCCTGCGAGAGCACGACCGCGCAGACCAGGCGCCATGCGTAATCGTCGACAAAGGATTGACATCGCGCTCCTGCTCGTCCGTACGCTTGCGGCGCGGTATAACATCTACGCGAGGAGCCGGCCATGCGTCACCTCGGAACGCGCACGATCGCCAGCGCGGCGATGCTCATTGCGGTTGTCGTGGGACTCGACGACCGAGACACGGCAGCGGCGCCGTCCCCAGAGCTCCTGACACTCCAAGGGGATGTCGCCGGCGTGCACGATCCGGCGGTCATCAAGGCGCAAGACAGGTACTACGTCTTCAGCACGGGCGGCCGCGCGAGCCAAGGGGTGATCCCCATCCGGACGTCGGATGACCTGAGGTCCTGGAAGCTCGCTGGTCACGTGCTCGAATCGCTGCCGTCGTGGGCGACCGATGCGATCCCCCGCGCGAGGAACGCGTGGGCACCCGACATCGCGCTCTTCAACAGCAGGTATCATCTCTATTACTCCATCTCGTCGTTCGGCAGTCGCGACTCGGCGATTGGCTTGCTCACGACGCCCACCCTCGACGCGACCAACCCCAGCCACGGATGGAAAGACGAGGGCATGGTCTTGCGCTCATACGAGGCAAGGGACGACTGGAACGCGATTGACCCGAACTTGATCATCGAAGACGAGAGGAGCGCGTGGCTCGCGTGGGGAAGCTTCTGGGACGGGATAAAGATGAGACGGGTCGATCCCGCGACCGGAAAGCTCTCGACCAGCGACACGACGATGCACTCGTTGAGTAGCCGGCCACGCCAGCAGCCAACCAATGGGGCCGTGGAGGCGCCGTTCATCGTGCACCGGGGTGATTACTGGTATCTCTTCGTCTCGTTCGATCGGTGCTGCCGCGGTCCCAAAAGCACGTACCGCGTGGTGGTTGGGCGTTCGCGTCTCGTGACTGGGCCCTACGTCGACAAGACCGGCCGCAGCATGACCGAAGGTGGCGGCTCACTGGTCATCGAGGCGACAACCGACACGTGGCGTGGACCTGGACATCAGGCGGTCTTGCAGGATGACGGGCAGGACTATCTCTTCTTCCACGCGTATTACGGCGCCGGCCGCGGGCGCGGATCGGCGTTGCAGATCTCGACGATGGTGTGGGAGGATGGCTGGCCTCGCGTCGGTGCGCTACGGTGAGGTGCGTGTGGTGAGGAGTCGACGATATGCGGAAAGATCGGACTGGATCGCGCACGCACGTGATTGCGGCCGCCGGCTGCATCCTCACTGCTGCCTTGACTCTTGTCGCGGCCGGACAACGCGAAGCGGCCACGGATGGATGGCTCCAGTGGGGCGGCCCGCAGCGAAACTTTGTCGTACAGTCGCCGTCGCTCGCCAGTAGTTGGCCCGCCGAAGGTCCGCAGCGCGTGTGGAGCCGGCCGCTCGGAGACGGCCATTCGGCCATTCTCGTAGACGAGGGGCGGCTGTACACGATGTATCGTCCGGCGCCTTCGCAGCCCGGCCAGGAGTGGGCAGACGAGGAAATCGTCGTCGCCTTGGAGGAGGCGACGGGTAAGACAATCTGGGAGCACCGCTACCCTTCGCGTCCGTTGGACTTCAAGTTCGGCGCAGGACCGTACGCGACCCCCCTCATCATCGGCCGGCGCCTCTTCACAGTAGGCACCAACAATCAGCTCTACGCCTTTGACAAGGTGACCGGGAAGGTGGAATGGTCGCACGATCTGGTCGAGGACTTTGGTGCGCAGGAGCGCCTCATCAGGCCAGCGATCAAGGCCGGCATCTCGTCGAGTCCCCTCGCTTACGACGACACCATCCTTGTCATGGCGGGAGGCAAGGGGCAGGCGGTCATGGCGTTCGACCAAGCCACGGGAGAGGTCGTCTGGAAGAGCGGCGACTTCAACATCTCGCAGGCATCGCCCATCCTGATCGATGTGGATGGAGAGACGCAGCTCGTCGCCTTCGGCGGGATGGATGTCAACGGTCTCGACCCCGCGACCGGGAGGCTGCTCTGGAGCCACCCGCACGACACCAGCGGCGACATGAACATCAGCACGCCGCTCTGGGGCCCCGGCGACCTGCTGTTCGTGACCTCTGCTTACAACGGTGGCTCCCGGATGCTCCAACTGGGAGGCAACGGGACGAGCACACGCGTCGACGAACGGTGGTTCACCAACCGCCTGCGCGTCCACATCGGCACGGTGATCAGGCTCGACGACTTCATCGTTGGGTCGAGCGGGGACTTCGGCCCGACGCCGCTGACCGCGATCGACGTCAAGACCGGCGAGGTGCTCTGGCAGGATCGCAGCTTCAGCCGTGCGAATCTCCTGAACGCCGGCGGCAGGCTCGTCATCCTCGACGAGGACGGGGTCTTGGGGCTGGCCGAAGCGACGCGAGCGGGTCTCGCAGTGCTCGCGCGGGCGGAGGTGCTGACCAACCGGGCGTGGACGGCGCCGTCGCTCGTCGGTGCATCTCTCTATGCACGCGACCGACAGCAAATCCTGAAGCTCGACCTCCCAACATCGTGATCCGTCCTCGTCCGGCTACCCAGAGCCAGTCGATCGCCGGAAGAGCGTCCAACAGAACGACTGCATCGCGCCTCCTTTTTCTCACGCTGTTCCTCCCGCCGGTTGTGAGACCCGGAGGCGCGCGGTGATCTCCGATGGAATATCGATGGCTTCGATTGCCTCGCCGGGACGCATTCGCACACAGATGACCGTCATCGATCCCTCTGCGATCTTCGTATCGCCTCGAGTGACCTCACACACATACTTGATCGTCTTGCGGGTGACCGCTGCCACACGAATCCAGACCTCGAACTCTTCTTCGAATCGGAGCGGCCGCTGGAAGTCACAGGTCGCCGAGACGCGCGCCCAGCCAATCTCGGAGCCGCGTGGCGCAACACTGAGACCCGCCGTGCGCCAGAGCGCGTGCTCCGCTTCTTCCATGTAACGAAAGTACCAACTGAAGTGCACGATACCGGCAAGATCCGTCTCGTAGAATTGGACACGCCGCCGATGCCGATGCTCACTGAGCACGAGCGCTCCTTGCTTCATCATCGTCTGCGGTCGGCATGGTCGGCGGCGAGGGCCGCGTGCCGGCGTTCGCCAAACGCCAACTCACCTGGTAGACCAGCCGTGCGATCTTCTCCATCTTGCCGTAGTTGATCTTCTCGGGGGCGTCGTACTGGGTGTGATAGTCGGGATGCAACCCAGTGTGGAACCAGATTGCCGGGACACCCTTCTGCAAGAACGGCCACTGGTCGCTGCGACGGAGCAGGTTCGAGGGATTGTTGTCGTAGCGTTTCTTGAGCTCTAGGCCAATGTCCTGATTGACACGCTCCACTTCAGCAGCAAGGTCGGGCACCCGCGTGCTGCCCACCAGGTTCACGGCGTTCTCATTGGACTGGGCGGTCTGCACTTCGAGTCCACGAAAGCGCCCCCCGCCGCCCACCGGCACCTCTTCGTTCCGACCGACCATATCCATGTTCAACACTGCGATGGTTTGTGCCAGCGGGATGAGTGGCTGCTCGGTGTAGGCCCACGCACCAAGGAGCCCGCGTTCCTCCGAATTCCAGGCGGCAAAGAGAATCGACCGGCGCGGCCGCTGACCCCGCTTGGCCGCTTCGACGTACGCTTCGGCGATCTCCAGAAGCGCCACGATGCCAGACCCATTGTCGTCAGCACCATTGAGCACCTCTCCGCCCTCGTCTGCCCCATTGTGATCATAGTGCGCACACACGATGATCGCTTCCTCTTTCAAGGTGGGATCTTCGCCCTCGAGCAAGGCAACGACGTTTTGGTCCGGCACGAGATGGTGATCGATAGATGAGGATAGCTTCACCTCCACACCGGGCAGCGGTACTGGCTCTATGCCGTTCGGCGTTTCGGCACTCTTCGCGAGATCGCCAAGTGTGCGGCCGGTGCCACTGACCAGCGTCGCCGCCAGCGTGGGCGAGATCTGCGCCGCCGGGATGCGTACGCGCTCGCTCCAACGTGCCAGCGTGTAGCGTTCGATGATCGGCGGCGCCGACGGCCAATAGCTGCGCCACTCCGACTCGAAGTTCTCCTCCTCCGGGTGATTGTGAACGTCGGCGACGAAGAGAATACCGGTGGCGCCCTTCGCCTGTGCAGCCAACGCCTTCTCGATCGCCACTGCCTTCTGCGTCGTCACCACACCGTCGAACGGGCTCTTGGGGTCGCGCTCCCTCGGCTCGTGGTCGAGCACCAGCACAATCCGGCCGCGAACCGCATCACCATAATCGTCGTACTGATGGGCCGGCGACGTGATGCCGAATCCCGCGAACACGACCTCTCCCTGCGCCCGGGCATTCGCGCTGAAGCGCTGTGGGTAGTAGTCCTGCCCGGGACGCATGTGGATCTCGGCGGACGATGATCGCCGCAGGTCGAGCGCATTCCCCTCACCCAGCGTGGCTTTCATGAGGTTGTAGCGCTGGTAGTACGACCCGTTCGGGCCAGCCGGCTTCAAGCCGAGCCGCGCGAAGCGCGATTCGATGAACGATGCCGCAAGCGCATTCTCGGGCGTGTCCGTGAGCCGGCCGCGGAAGCCGTCGCTTGCCAGAAAGAATAGGTCTGCGCGCAGATCTTGCTGACGGATCGTCTCTTGGCCCGGCGCCTCCATGCGCTCCTGGGCGATTGGTGTGGCGGTCACGAACAGGCTGAGCGTCATTGCAACACGAAGTCTCATCGATCTCCTCATCAAGACTCCCCAAGCACCTTCCTCGCAGCCAGGCGGCCCGCGCCGCCTGCCACGCCGTTACCTGGATGGCAGGCGGCGCCACACAGGAAAAGCCCCTCGATTGGCGTGCGATACTCCGCCCAGCCCGGCACGGGACGCATGAAGAGAATCTGGTCCAGGGCCAGCTCGCCGTGACTCAGGCTCCCTTCGGTCACGGCATACGTCTCCTCGATGTCGCGCGGCGTGAGCACCTGTCGGTGCACGATGAGATCCTGGAGATCCGGCATGAGCTCCGTGAGCCGGCCGACGACGCTGTTGCCCAACGCGTCGCGGCTTGCCTCGTCCCACAGGCTGCCGCGAACGTCGTAGGGCGTGTACTGCACGTGCACCGACATGACCCGGAGCGCACGGTCCACCTTCGCGCTTCGCGCTTCGGCGGACAAGTCCACGTTCGCGCTAGGTACACCGGTGGCGACCGCAGGGAACGTCACTTCGAGGTACGGGTCGGCGGAGACTTGGCCGTATTTGGCCGCGTCGTATGCACGCTCGACGGTCTCGATACTCGGTGCGATGCTCACGATGTCCGGTAGCGGCGCAGCATTGCCGTTGGCGTTGAAATCGCGCAAGCGCGGAAGGGCCGACAGCACGAGGTTGATCTTGGTCGTGACGCCACGGTATCGAATATTACGGACGGCCTGGACGAATGTCGGATCCAGATGCCAGGGATCCATCAACTGCAAGAATGTGCGGCGCGCATCAGCACTCGAGATCACGAGGGCCGAGTCAATCTCCTGGCCATCGGCTAGCACAACGCCTTGGCAGCGCCCTTGCTCGACCCGAATTCCGGTCACCTCGGCAGCACGGAGCATCTCTCCACCGTGATGGGTGACCGCTGTCGCCAGGGCGGCCACCAGGATTCCAGCGCCTCCTTGGACGCGCGGCCGCGAATGGAACATACCCGCTCGCCCGCCAACATGCCGATGCAGCAGCAGAAACGCAGTGCCCGGTGAGCGCGGTCCCTGGCGCACGCCTTTGACAGCCGCCGCCGCCAGCGTACCTTGCAGCGCCTGGTCTTCGAACCAGTCCTCCACCAGCTCTGCGACCGCCATCGGCACGGTGCGTAGCAGCTCCACCATGCCCCGCTTTCCCAGGCCACGCAAACGACGGCCCACCCCGAGTAACCGGAAAGCATCCGCTGCCGAGCGCACGTCGACCCGAGGCGCCGGCGACGAGTAAAGGGCTTCGAGGAATCCCGCCAGCGGCGCCATTTGCTGGGCGAACAGTGGCCATCGCTGGGCGTCGGCCGGCGAATACCTGCGCAAGGCTGCGGCCGTGCCGGCAACATCGTCCGAGAAAGTGAGCCACCCTCCATCGCGGCGTGCCGCGGCGACGCGCGTGCTCGGCGCCACGTCATCGAAGCCGTGACGCGGGAGGTCGAGCTCACGCACCATCTGTCGAGGAATCCATCCCACATCGTCCACACAGGGGCTCACGCGACATCCAGGTGCGATCTCTTCGGCTGCGGCGACGCCGCCAAGGACCTCCCGTCGCTCGACCACGAGGATGCGCCTGCCGGCACGCGCTAGATACGCGGCGGCGGTTAGCCCATTGATGCCAGCGCCGATCACGATCGCGTCATAAATCTTGTTCATGCGGGTGATGTCGTGCAAAGCCTCTGCGCGTGCTCGCCCGACCTAAAGGTCGGGCGCTCTCCTTCAGAATCTGGCGCGCGGCAAGACGCCCCGGCGCGCCCATGATGCCGCCGCCAGGGTGTGTCGCCGAGCCACACTGGTAGAGCCCGTGGATTGGCGTGGTGTACCGCGCCCAGCCGGGGACGGGGCGCAAGAAGAAGAGCTGATGCAGTGCCAATTCTCCTTGAAAGATGTTCCCCTCCGACAGGCCGATGGTCTGCTCGATGTCCGCTGGTGTGATGATCTGCATGTGGCGAATCACCGCCCGGATATTCGGCGCGTGCTCGGCCAGTGTCTCGATCACCGTCTCACCGAGGCGGTCGCGCTGCTGGTCGGACCAGCCCCCTTCCAGAGCGTACGGCGCGTACTGCACGAAGATCGACATGACGTGCTTCCCTGGTGGCGCCATGCTGGGATCGATCATCGAGGGAATCACGATGTCCATGTATGGCCGCCGCGAGAACTGGCCATACTTCGCGTCGTCGTATGCGCGCTCGAGATAGTCGATGCTCGGGCTGATGGAGATCCCCCCTCTGAGGTGTGGGCCAACACCCGGTAGGCTGGTGAAGCTCGGGAGCGCCTCCAGCGCGAGATTCACCTTGGCCGAGGAGCCGCGAAACTTGTACCGTTGGACCGCCGTGACGAGCTCTCCTGGGAGCTCGCCGGGGTCGAGCAGCTCGAGAAACGTCCGGCGGGGATCCAAGCTGGACACGACAATCTTCGCGCGAAGCTCGGCGCCATCGCCGAGGACGACGCCCTGTACTCGGCCGCCCTTGCTCATCACGTGGTCCACGGGCGCGTCGGTGCGAATCTCTGCGCCGTAACTCCGCGCGGCGGAGGCAATCGCCTCGCTCACGCCCCCTGTACCGCCCTTGGCAAATCCCCACGCACGAAACACGCCATCGATCTCCCCCATGTAATGGTGCAGCAGCACGTACGCGGTGCCCGGCGAGCGCGGGCCGAGGAATGTCCCGATGATGCCGCTCGCTGACTTGGTCGCCTTGAACGCCTCGCACTCGAACCACTCATCCAGAAAATCCGACGCGCTCATTGTCATGAGCTTGCAGAGCGCGTAGAGATCCGCTTCCGAAAGGGAGCGGACGTGGCGTCCCAACGACAACAGGCCGCGGAGCTCCCGCGGTCGGAGCGATGTGGGATCGGGTGGCAGGAGATTCAACAGCGGCTTGACGGCCATCCCCATGCGTCCCATGAGCTGTCCGAAGTCGACGTACGCTTCGGCGTCTCGTGGCGAGTGGCGATACAGCTCGCGCCTCGTCTGGTCGGGATCCGCCCATGTTGCGAGATAGTCTCCCGTTGGCAGCGGCGTGAAGGTACTCTCGAGAGGCAGGATGTGCAGGCCATGTCGGGGCAAATCGAGCTCGCGAATAATCTCCGGGCGGAGCAGGCTGACAACGTACGAGAAGACCGAAAAACGAAAGCCCGGCACGATCTCTTCAGTCACCGCGGCGCCGCCGACCAGGGGGCGACGCTCGAGGACCAACACACGCAGCCCGGCACGCGCGAGATAGGCGGCATTGACCAGCCCATTGTGCCCACCGCCAATGACGATTGCGTCGTAGTGGTTGGTCATCTCACGCCCGCTTCCGTTCCGGCTCGAAGAACGGTAAACGCCGCACGCGCGCACTGGCACGCTTCCGCCGATGCTCGACGGTTACCTCTATCTCGACCATCGTGCCGGGCTCCGCAAAGGCCTGCTCGACGTGCGCAAGCGCGAGCGAACGCTTGAGCAACGGCGACCAACATCCGCTGGTCCCGTAGCCGATCTGGCGACCCTGAGCATAGAGTGGCACGCTCGTGCGCCATGGCAGCGCCGGTAGCTGTGGCGGCAACCCAACGTCCGTATAAAGTTGCTCGAGCCCATCCCACTCGACTTCGATCCCTACAAAGGCCCAGGCCGAGCCGTGGGCCCGTTCGGCGAGCAACGCGGACCGACCGATGAACCGCGGCTTCTTCAAGTTGACCGCCCAGCCGAGATTCAACTCGAATGGGGAAGACTTCTGCGCCTCGATCAGTGCATCCCGCGCCGAGATGTAATCGACACCAAGCAGCAGCAGGCCTGCCTCGATGCGGGCGATATCCATCGCGACGAGTCCCGCCGGCACCAAACCGTACGGCGTACCGACCTCGACCAACACATCCCAGATCCGCTCGCCGTCGTCACGGTGGACCCACAGCTCGTACCCGAGGTCGCCTGTGTAGCCGGTGCGAGAAACGGTCACCGGCACATCGGCAAGTCGAGCGGATGCGGCACGGAAATACCTGAGCTGCTGAAGCTCCTCGCCGGCGAGCTGCGCGAGGATGGCTCGCGACGCGGGACCTTGCAAGGCCAACGCGGCAATCTCATCCGACTCATCGTCAATGCTCACGTCGAGGCCGGGGGCGTTCTGCTGGAGCCAGCGCAGATTTGGCTCCGCCGAGGTGAGCCGAAATCGGTGATCCTCGAGGCGCGAGACCGTACCATCCTCGATGACCTTGCCGTCTGCCTCGCACCAGGGCGTGTAGAGCACCTGACCCAGCGCGCACCGGGAGACGTCGCGCGTGACGATGCGGTCCAGGAAGCGAGCGGCGTCTGGCCCCGCGATACGGTACTTGTGCAACGGAGAGACGTCGATGAGCGCGGCGGCGCTTCGAATGGCGGCGTACTCGCGATCGTGCGTGAGCTCGTACGAGCCAGCCACGACGAAGCCCGCCCAGCGGCGCCAGCTAGCACCTTGCATGAGGGCGGACGTGCGGGCGTGGAACGGTGTGCGCTCGAGCATGCGTGCAACGTGTATCGTATGCGGCCTACCTCCGGGCCGCACTTCTCACGTTCCCTCTCTAATCCCGCGCGCCTTGACGCGACCAAGTATGGTCATCTAGAATGACCATATGGGTAAGCTTCGATCGGCACAGTACTACAACGTCGCCAGGGCCAAGGCACACTTCTCGGAGCTCGTGCGCGAAGCGCTGCTCGGTGAAGAGGTGATCATCGCGAAAGACAACAAGCCGCTGTTGAAGTTGGTGCCGCTCGAGCCACGCGGGCCGCGCACACCCGGTTCTGCCAAGGGCCAGGTCCACATGGCTCCGGATTTCGACGAGACGCCGGCCGACTTCCACGACTACGTCTGATGCGGCTCTTGCTGGATACGCATACGTTCCTGTGGTGGGTCGACGATGACAAGCGGCTCTCTCGCGCAGCGCGTGCGGCAATCAGAGATCGAGAGAACGAGTGCCTCGTCAGCCTCGCGAGCTGTTGGGAGCTTACGATCAAGGTCAGTCTGGGGAAGTTGAGTCTCGAATCGAGCGTCGAACAGTTCGTGCCGACCCACACCGCCATCAACGGCTTCAGGCTCCTGCCCATCGAGTTTTCACACACGGGGCGCGTCGCTCGTCTGCCCTTCCATCATCGCGACCCCTTCGACCGCATGCTGGCCGCCCAGGCGCTCGTCGAACGTCTCGCTATCGTCTCTGCAGACCCCATCTTTCGGCGCTACGGCGTGAAGCGAGTCTGGTAGGAAGCGGAGTCTTCTACTCCCACCGGAGCGCGACGGAGGGATCGATATTGGCTGCGCGCACGGCTGGCACCAGTGTGGCCAGAAGTGCCGCGAGCATCGATACCGCGCCCACTGCCACGAAGGTCACGGGATCTAGCGGCGTCACACCGAAGACGAAATACGTGAGGACTTGGCTGAGGCCGGCGGCGGCGATCAGCCCGATGGCCACACCGATGATTGCGAGCTTGAAGCCCTCACGGAGGAACTGGCCCAGCACACGGAGTGGACCAGCGCCAAGCGCCATGCGTAGTCCCATTTCCTGTGTCCGCTGACTCGCGCTGTGAGCCACCAAGCCGTAGATCCCAATGAGCGCCAGCGTGAGGGCCACGCCAGCGAACACCGCCAGCAAGACCATGAGAAATCGTTGCTCATCCACATCCTTGGCGATCACCTCCTCCATACTTTGAAACTGAATGAATGGAAGCGTTGGCTCGATCGTGCCGACGACCTGCTGTATCGCTGGCGCGACAGCACCGCTGGGGCCGTTCGTGCGCACGACCCAGCTCACCGGCAAGAAGTGATGTACGGTTTCGAAGACGGTGTCCGGTACTTGCGTGGCCGGTACATAGATGGTTGGCGCCGCCGCCGTACCGAGCGCGCTCCGGGAGCTGGTCCAGCCGCTGTGAGACCGACTCTTCACGTCCCGCACGATACCGACGATCTCGCGTGGCGGATCACCAAGATTTCGCTCCAGTTGTAGAGAGCGCCCGACGGCAGCGCCGCCGAAGTACGTGCTGGCAAACGCCTCGTTGACGAGGGCGACTGGCACACCATCGGCGCGATCACGCGCATCGAAGCCACGGCCTGCCCGGATTGGAATCTGAAACAGCTCGAGGTACTCCGATGTGACATAGCGCCAATCCACCGCGCGTCCGTCGCGAATCAGCGCATCCGGTGGGGGCTCCAGGGGAAGGTTGAGCCCCTGCTCCACGGGCACGTTGCTGGCGACCGCCGCGGAAAGAACTCCTGGCACCTCACGAAGCCGCGCCAGCGTACGCTCGAAGAACACGGCGGGCTGCTCGCGTGATTGCGCCGTCGAACCTTGCAAGGACATCTTGCCGACGACGATGTTTGACGGATCGAAACCGAGCTCGGCGCTGCGCAGATTGACGAAGGTGCGGATGAGCAGTCCGGCACCAACGAGCAAGACGACGGCGAGGGCCACTTCGGTCACGGCGAACGCGCGGCGCAGCCACATCATGCGCGGGCCGGCAGTCTGCCGGCCGCCCGCGCCGAGGACGGACCGAACATCGAGCCTGGCAGCACCCACAGCAGGCACGAGGCCGAAGAGAATCCCTGCACCCACTGCAAGGACCAGCGTCACCAGAAGCACGCGCCAGTCGAGGTCGACCGGGCCGATTAGCCACCCTTCCGGCAGGAGTGCGAGCAAGCTCCGCACACCCCAGCGAGCCACCACGAGGCCAAGCACCGCGCCGGCCATGCCGAGCAGAATGGACTCCGTGAGGACCTGTTGCATCAGGCGTGCACTCCAAGCCCCCACCGCAGCCCTCGTGGCCATCTCCCGTCGTCTGCCGATGCCGCGGACCAGCTGGAGGCTTGCGACGTTCGCGCAGGCGATCAGCAGCAGGCATCCGACCGCGGCAAGAAGGATGAGCAGCGCATCGCGGTTGGCCAAGCCGAGCCACTGTTGGTACGGGATCCACATAATGGAGCGGCTGCGCTGTTCGCTGATGCTCCGAAGGTCCTC from Luteitalea sp. encodes the following:
- a CDS encoding FtsX-like permease family protein codes for the protein MTRFRGSVETISHDVRYAVRALGHTPAFTAAALVTLALGIGATAAIFSVVNAALLKPPPYPEPDRMLVLTSAGGGAQTGEVFHDVRERLRSFETIAAIGGGTGWNLVAGDRAEYVEGLPVSSGYFDVLGVRPIMGRGFTAAEDQPDGPHAVILSHSLWRRFFDGSSKAIGQQLLLGGIPHTVVGVTPPEFQSFPPADLWTPLQVSPQSNAWNFAVFGRLRPGMAPAQAASELDLRRLAMQEDLRSISEQRSRSIMWIPYQQWLGLANRDALLILLAAVGCLLLIACANVASLQLVRGIGRRREMATRAAVGAWSARLMQQVLTESILLGMAGAVLGLVVARWGVRSLLALLPEGWLIGPVDLDWRVLLVTLVLAVGAGILFGLVPAVGAARLDVRSVLGAGGRQTAGPRMMWLRRAFAVTEVALAVVLLVGAGLLIRTFVNLRSAELGFDPSNIVVGKMSLQGSTAQSREQPAVFFERTLARLREVPGVLSAAVASNVPVEQGLNLPLEPPPDALIRDGRAVDWRYVTSEYLELFQIPIRAGRGFDARDRADGVPVALVNEAFASTYFGGAAVGRSLQLERNLGDPPREIVGIVRDVKSRSHSGWTSSRSALGTAAAPTIYVPATQVPDTVFETVHHFLPVSWVVRTNGPSGAVAPAIQQVVGTIEPTLPFIQFQSMEEVIAKDVDEQRFLMVLLAVFAGVALTLALIGIYGLVAHSASQRTQEMGLRMALGAGPLRVLGQFLREGFKLAIIGVAIGLIAAAGLSQVLTYFVFGVTPLDPVTFVAVGAVSMLAALLATLVPAVRAANIDPSVALRWE